One genomic window of Campylobacter curvus includes the following:
- a CDS encoding type II asparaginase: MRFICKVVFFMLLGSMVAFAKPTIYILATGGTIAGSGSGALDSSYTSGTVTVDKLIAAVPEINKIATIKGEQISNIGSQEMNNEVWLKLAKRVNELLNSGKADGIVITHGTDTMEETAYFLDLVVKSDKPVVMVGAMRNSGSLSADGPLNLFNAVNVAMSKDSVGKGVVVTMNDEIHAAREVTKTNTTGVDTFKSPNAGKIGTVFYGNVKYYMTPTRKHTTKSAFDIEKIKELPRVDIIFSHSNDNPDFINLAVANGAKGIVNAGMGNGNPFPSALEALGEAVKKGVVVVRDSRVGSGETTMNGEVDDTKYGFLTSDNLNVQKARVLLMLALATTNDKAKIQELFLTH; the protein is encoded by the coding sequence ATGCGTTTCATTTGTAAGGTGGTATTTTTCATGCTTTTAGGTTCTATGGTGGCTTTTGCAAAGCCTACGATCTACATTTTAGCAACAGGCGGCACGATCGCTGGCAGCGGATCTGGTGCGCTTGATAGCAGCTATACCTCAGGCACTGTCACGGTCGATAAGCTTATCGCCGCAGTACCTGAAATAAACAAGATCGCCACGATCAAAGGCGAGCAAATTTCAAACATCGGCTCACAGGAGATGAATAACGAAGTTTGGCTAAAACTAGCTAAGCGCGTAAATGAGCTGCTAAATAGCGGCAAGGCCGACGGTATCGTCATCACACACGGCACCGACACGATGGAGGAGACGGCGTATTTTCTTGATCTCGTCGTCAAAAGCGACAAACCAGTCGTCATGGTCGGAGCGATGAGAAACAGCGGCTCGCTAAGTGCGGACGGCCCGTTAAATTTATTTAATGCCGTAAATGTCGCGATGAGCAAGGATAGCGTAGGCAAGGGCGTCGTGGTAACGATGAACGACGAAATCCACGCCGCACGCGAGGTGACAAAGACTAACACGACGGGCGTGGATACATTTAAATCTCCAAACGCCGGTAAGATCGGCACCGTCTTTTACGGCAACGTCAAATACTACATGACGCCGACGCGCAAACATACGACAAAAAGCGCGTTTGACATCGAAAAGATCAAGGAGCTTCCGCGCGTGGATATTATTTTTAGCCACTCAAACGACAACCCGGACTTCATAAATTTAGCCGTCGCAAACGGAGCTAAGGGCATCGTAAATGCCGGCATGGGTAACGGCAATCCTTTCCCAAGCGCGCTTGAAGCCCTAGGCGAAGCGGTCAAAAAGGGCGTCGTAGTCGTGCGTGACTCTCGCGTAGGCAGCGGCGAGACCACGATGAATGGCGAAGTCGATGACACGAAATACGGCTTTTTAACCAGCGACAACCTAAACGTGCAAAAAGCCAGAGTCCTGCTGATGTTAGCTCTCGCGACCACGAACGACAAGGCTAAGATCCAAGAACTTTTCCTAACTCATTAA
- a CDS encoding LysE family translocator, producing the protein MNSLLFVITFLPISLMPGINMTLALSFGMALGYRRTLPMLAGQVFSLLFIAVLCIFGIGALLIKYTLAFSAFKICSGIYLICLGVKGFLRRGGVSVKSVKGDKSGVGLFVKGALISLSNPNAWIFLAAILPAFLNKADPFGSDMYLLLFLLFVVEIFALNVYALGGMAFKKLLANHLRILEVVSAFLMCFIGVWMIVN; encoded by the coding sequence ATGAATTCATTGCTTTTTGTCATCACGTTTTTGCCTATCAGCCTGATGCCGGGCATCAACATGACGCTCGCACTTAGCTTTGGCATGGCTCTTGGCTACCGCCGCACTCTGCCGATGCTAGCTGGGCAGGTGTTTTCGCTCCTATTTATCGCGGTTTTATGTATATTTGGCATCGGCGCGCTACTCATCAAATACACTCTTGCTTTTAGCGCTTTTAAAATTTGCAGCGGAATTTATCTCATCTGCCTTGGCGTAAAGGGCTTTTTAAGGCGCGGCGGCGTCAGTGTCAAAAGCGTCAAAGGCGATAAAAGCGGCGTAGGGCTTTTTGTAAAAGGCGCGCTCATATCGCTGTCAAATCCAAACGCGTGGATATTTCTAGCCGCGATCTTGCCGGCGTTTTTAAATAAAGCCGACCCATTTGGTAGCGATATGTATCTGCTTTTATTTTTGCTTTTTGTCGTGGAGATTTTCGCGCTAAACGTCTATGCACTGGGCGGTATGGCGTTTAAAAAACTGCTCGCAAACCACTTGCGGATTTTGGAAGTCGTATCCGCATTTTTGATGTGTTTTATCGGCGTTTGGATGATCGTGAATTAA
- a CDS encoding 3-isopropylmalate dehydratase small subunit, producing MFCYNRSNLNLRSKMTGKVWKFGDNIDTDIIIAARYLNTSDENELAKHIMEDADPKFSSKIAKGDIIVAGENFGCGSSREHAPLALKAAGIGAVVAKSYARIFYRNSFNTGLLILEVPQTDELNEGDELKIDVDNGTIVNLSTQKEYKFNPIPPFMQELLKSGGLIEYAKAKVK from the coding sequence TTGTTTTGTTACAATCGCTCAAATTTAAATTTAAGGTCAAAAATGACAGGCAAAGTCTGGAAATTCGGCGATAACATCGACACCGACATCATCATCGCCGCGCGCTATCTAAACACATCCGACGAAAACGAGCTCGCAAAGCACATCATGGAGGACGCCGATCCCAAATTTAGCTCCAAGATCGCAAAAGGCGACATCATCGTAGCGGGCGAAAATTTTGGCTGCGGCAGCTCGCGCGAGCACGCACCGCTGGCCCTCAAAGCCGCCGGTATCGGGGCTGTCGTGGCAAAGAGCTATGCGAGGATCTTTTACCGAAATAGCTTTAATACCGGGCTTTTAATCCTCGAAGTCCCACAAACTGACGAGCTAAACGAGGGCGATGAGCTAAAGATCGACGTGGATAACGGCACGATCGTAAATTTAAGCACTCAAAAAGAGTATAAATTTAACCCGATTCCGCCGTTTATGCAAGAGCTTTTAAAAAGTGGCGGACTGATCGAATATGCAAAAGCGAAAGTAAAATGA
- the leuB gene encoding 3-isopropylmalate dehydrogenase, whose product MKRYKICVIKGDGIGPEIVDEAVKVLDAASARFGFTLELDYKLMGGAAIDVFGEPLPDETCQSALSSDAVLFGAIGGAKWDDLPRDKRPESGLLKLRKSLEAFANLRPAVIYDELIDASTLKPEVLRDVDILVVRELTGGLYFGQPREKKDDSAFNTMIYTKAEVERIAKVAFEAAMKRKRRVCMVDKANVLETSQLWREVVSEVAKGYPDVNLEFMYVDNAAMQLVRAPRQFDVILTENLFGDILSDEASMVCGSIGLLPSASIGGKVGIYEPIHGSAPDIAGQGIANPIATILSAAMILRYALNQEEAAMTIENAVKRVLAEGYRTKDIALFGAKEICTTSEMGGIIAKYVEKS is encoded by the coding sequence ATGAAAAGATATAAAATTTGTGTGATAAAGGGCGATGGCATCGGTCCCGAGATCGTCGATGAGGCGGTAAAGGTGCTTGACGCAGCGAGTGCGAGATTTGGCTTTACGCTCGAGCTTGACTACAAGCTGATGGGCGGGGCGGCGATAGATGTGTTTGGCGAGCCGCTACCTGATGAGACTTGTCAAAGCGCGCTGAGCTCGGACGCTGTGCTTTTTGGCGCGATAGGCGGTGCTAAATGGGACGACCTACCGCGCGACAAACGCCCGGAAAGTGGGCTTTTGAAGCTACGAAAGAGCCTTGAGGCGTTTGCAAATTTACGCCCTGCCGTGATATATGACGAGCTCATAGACGCTAGTACTTTAAAACCCGAAGTGCTTAGAGATGTCGATATTTTGGTGGTTCGCGAGCTGACTGGCGGGCTTTATTTTGGTCAGCCGCGCGAAAAAAAAGATGATAGCGCCTTTAACACGATGATCTATACGAAAGCCGAGGTCGAGCGCATCGCAAAGGTCGCATTTGAGGCCGCGATGAAGCGTAAAAGGCGCGTTTGCATGGTAGATAAGGCAAATGTGCTAGAGACCAGCCAGCTTTGGCGCGAGGTCGTAAGCGAAGTGGCGAAGGGCTATCCTGACGTAAATTTGGAATTTATGTATGTCGATAATGCCGCAATGCAGCTGGTGCGCGCTCCTAGGCAGTTTGACGTGATCCTAACAGAAAATTTATTTGGCGATATCCTAAGCGATGAGGCTAGCATGGTTTGCGGGTCGATCGGGCTTTTGCCAAGTGCTAGCATAGGCGGCAAAGTAGGCATCTACGAGCCGATACACGGCAGTGCACCGGACATCGCAGGGCAGGGCATCGCAAATCCCATCGCGACGATACTAAGTGCGGCGATGATACTAAGATACGCGTTAAATCAAGAAGAGGCCGCCATGACGATAGAAAATGCCGTGAAAAGAGTGCTCGCAGAAGGGTATAGGACAAAAGACATCGCCTTATTCGGCGCTAAAGAGATATGCACGACCTCGGAAATGGGCGGCATAATAGCAAAATACGTAGAAAAATCATGA
- a CDS encoding tetratricopeptide repeat protein encodes MKNTITEALIYESQGLMDDALEAYKNILKQNPSNKDALAAIRRLSGLRKARKIQNEQMKDFFIDMKTPEEITEFKRWLIRL; translated from the coding sequence ATGAAAAATACGATAACAGAAGCCCTTATATACGAGTCTCAAGGCCTAATGGACGATGCGCTCGAGGCTTATAAAAATATCCTGAAGCAAAATCCCTCAAATAAGGACGCGCTCGCAGCCATCCGCCGTCTAAGCGGGCTTCGTAAGGCGCGAAAGATACAAAACGAGCAGATGAAAGACTTTTTCATCGATATGAAGACTCCAGAGGAGATAACCGAATTTAAAAGGTGGTTGATAAGATTATGA
- a CDS encoding CiaD-like domain-containing protein, with translation MKLDDIAKMAIDEVSAELEKIETIAKRKDEAQREKEPPAKDVSIDVSAQKAHEPSQGAILMQDESRDIISNEEIFLKNLRERIEVLFEGLNEMPKENLQSRLELTLKFLEFTLANVENRLENLPK, from the coding sequence ATGAAGCTTGATGATATAGCCAAAATGGCGATAGATGAGGTCAGCGCGGAGCTAGAAAAGATAGAGACTATCGCTAAACGCAAGGATGAAGCTCAGCGCGAAAAAGAGCCGCCAGCTAAAGATGTCAGCATAGATGTAAGCGCGCAAAAAGCGCATGAGCCTAGTCAAGGCGCGATACTGATGCAAGATGAGAGCCGCGATATCATAAGCAATGAAGAGATATTTTTGAAAAATTTGCGCGAGCGCATCGAGGTGCTTTTTGAGGGGCTGAATGAAATGCCAAAGGAAAATTTACAAAGCCGCTTGGAGCTCACACTTAAATTTTTAGAATTTACGCTCGCAAATGTCGAAAATAGGCTCGAAAATCTGCCAAAATAG
- a CDS encoding tRNA nucleotidyltransferase/poly(A) polymerase family protein has translation MSKIGSKICQNSDLDEVCRLLAPHTSRAYLVGGCVRDALLGREIYDYDIEIYDIDPHKFDALMQSIGANGVGKSYFIYKFKNFDLGLPRSESKTGERHKDFAVSYINDPRTACLRRDFTINAMMINIFDGELLDFYGGQGDLRGQILRHIDEAKFCEDALRVLRGVRFSARLSFAIAPETLNLMKKLSLKNLSRERINAELIKFFKAPNLHIGARYLFELDLLGRLFGKFLSGEFKGLCILQQEFDKFNTMLKNARKFVSDERLFIYLLCGYFGLDVRANLERLKLPKSFFIVEKEPFFKDEPSDFELMKIALKKPLKFWLGCYDESRIDRAKGLKIYDEKFNPDIKMNEILTLGLKGEQIGAEIKRRQEAAIREYLAKTDRD, from the coding sequence ATGTCGAAAATAGGCTCGAAAATCTGCCAAAATAGCGACCTTGACGAGGTGTGCCGCCTACTAGCACCTCACACCTCCCGCGCCTACCTAGTTGGTGGCTGTGTGCGCGACGCTTTGCTAGGGCGCGAGATCTACGACTACGACATCGAGATCTATGACATCGACCCGCATAAATTTGACGCGCTTATGCAAAGTATCGGTGCAAATGGTGTTGGCAAAAGCTACTTCATCTACAAATTTAAAAACTTCGACCTTGGACTTCCTCGCAGTGAGAGCAAAACGGGCGAGCGGCACAAAGACTTTGCCGTTAGCTACATAAACGACCCGCGCACAGCGTGTTTGCGACGCGATTTTACCATTAATGCGATGATGATAAATATCTTTGACGGCGAGCTTTTAGACTTTTACGGTGGGCAGGGCGACTTGCGCGGGCAAATTTTACGCCACATCGATGAGGCTAAATTTTGCGAGGACGCGCTACGGGTGCTTCGCGGCGTGCGCTTTAGCGCGAGGCTTAGCTTTGCTATCGCGCCTGAGACGCTAAATCTGATGAAAAAACTCTCACTTAAAAATCTAAGTCGTGAGCGCATAAACGCCGAACTCATCAAATTTTTTAAAGCGCCAAATTTACACATCGGCGCGCGTTATTTATTTGAGCTAGATTTGCTTGGCCGGCTATTTGGCAAGTTTTTGAGTGGCGAATTTAAGGGGCTTTGCATCTTACAACAAGAGTTTGATAAATTTAATACCATGCTGAAAAATGCTCGTAAATTTGTGAGTGATGAGAGATTGTTTATTTATCTGCTTTGCGGATATTTCGGGCTTGATGTGAGAGCAAATTTGGAGCGCTTAAAGTTGCCAAAAAGCTTTTTTATCGTTGAAAAAGAGCCGTTTTTTAAGGACGAGCCAAGTGACTTTGAGCTGATGAAAATCGCACTTAAAAAGCCCCTCAAATTTTGGCTTGGTTGCTACGATGAAAGCCGCATAGATAGGGCAAAGGGGCTTAAAATTTATGATGAGAAATTTAACCCCGACATTAAAATGAATGAAATTTTGACACTTGGACTAAAGGGCGAGCAGATCGGCGCGGAGATAAAAAGACGGCAGGAAGCGGCGATAAGGGAATATTTGGCAAAGACGGATCGGGACTAG
- the purU gene encoding formyltetrahydrofolate deformylase, whose product MEKYILKIKCTDEKGLIYRVSDIIFKHRLNIETNNEFVDKDNNRFFMRAELSGDIKEGEFCGILEAVLPKDAQITCRKKAKKDIIVLATKETHCLGDMLIKFDSGELNANILAVIANHEILRSLVERFGLPFHVVSAEGLSREEHEDAVLTVMAQYKFDYAILAKYMRILSPKFVNAYPQKIINIHHSFLPAFIGANPYKQAYERGVKIIGATAHFVNDDLDEGPIIAQDVIRVNHEMSWQDMQRAGRACEKNVLSQALDLALEDRLFINGNKVIVF is encoded by the coding sequence GTGGAAAAATACATCTTAAAAATAAAATGCACAGACGAAAAAGGGCTGATTTACAGGGTCTCCGATATCATTTTTAAGCACCGCTTAAACATCGAAACGAACAACGAATTCGTCGATAAGGACAATAACCGATTTTTCATGCGCGCCGAGCTTAGCGGAGATATAAAAGAGGGTGAATTCTGCGGTATACTAGAGGCTGTCTTACCAAAGGACGCGCAGATAACGTGCCGTAAAAAAGCAAAAAAGGACATCATCGTTTTAGCGACCAAGGAGACGCATTGTCTGGGCGATATGCTCATAAAATTTGACAGCGGCGAGCTAAACGCGAATATCCTAGCCGTCATAGCAAATCATGAAATTTTAAGAAGCCTCGTCGAGCGCTTCGGGTTGCCTTTTCACGTCGTGTCTGCCGAGGGGCTAAGCCGCGAGGAGCACGAGGACGCCGTGCTTACCGTGATGGCGCAGTATAAATTCGACTATGCGATCTTGGCAAAATACATGCGTATCCTATCGCCTAAATTCGTAAATGCCTATCCGCAAAAGATAATCAACATCCATCACTCGTTTTTGCCCGCATTCATCGGGGCAAATCCATACAAACAAGCCTACGAGCGCGGCGTAAAGATCATCGGTGCGACCGCACACTTCGTAAATGACGACCTCGACGAAGGTCCGATCATCGCGCAAGACGTGATCCGCGTCAATCACGAGATGAGCTGGCAAGACATGCAGCGAGCGGGCAGGGCGTGTGAGAAAAATGTTCTATCTCAAGCGCTTGATCTAGCCCTCGAGGATAGGCTTTTCATAAACGGCAACAAAGTGATCGTTTTTTGA
- a CDS encoding tRNA (cytidine(34)-2'-O)-methyltransferase — MFNIVLVHPQIPQNTGAIGRMCVNANLKLHIVKPTMFDLSEKAVRRAGLDYWRALDPMIWENLDTFLEQNLKFKERFFFATTKTNQLYYDVKFEVGDFIFFGGESTGLPKEFMDINFAHAVTIPMGTQGRSLNLAMSAGIVAYEAIRQNIDKFDFRSAV; from the coding sequence ATGTTTAATATCGTTTTAGTCCATCCTCAGATCCCGCAAAACACCGGCGCGATCGGGCGGATGTGTGTAAATGCAAATTTAAAGCTGCATATCGTAAAGCCCACGATGTTTGACCTCAGTGAGAAAGCTGTAAGGCGCGCCGGACTTGATTATTGGAGGGCGTTAGATCCTATGATCTGGGAAAATTTGGACACGTTTTTAGAGCAAAATTTAAAATTTAAAGAGCGCTTTTTCTTTGCTACGACTAAGACTAATCAGCTTTATTATGACGTTAAATTCGAGGTCGGCGATTTTATATTTTTTGGCGGCGAGAGTACCGGGTTGCCAAAAGAGTTCATGGATATAAATTTCGCCCACGCCGTCACGATACCAATGGGCACGCAGGGCAGGAGTCTAAATTTAGCCATGAGTGCGGGTATCGTCGCATACGAAGCCATAAGGCAAAATATCGATAAATTCGACTTTAGGA